One genomic segment of Kordiimonas sp. SCSIO 12603 includes these proteins:
- a CDS encoding tryptophan halogenase family protein, which yields MAIKTIVIVGGGTAGWMSAAAFSKFAQTKEARVILVESEAIGTVGVGEATIPPFVQFNQMLGINEAEMLSFVGGTFKLGIQFVNWGKQEDSYFHPFGDYGYQIDGVGFHHIWMKYRKSGDPRPLFLFNAETIAAQYRKFGRTEDSGRDDLPPINYAYHLDAVKYAEFLRYFSEKRGVERIEGMVDTVSLNNETGDVDSLLLKDGQTIEGDFFIDCTGFRGLLIEQALKTGYEDWTHWLPCDRAWAVPCEQEEDPLPYTRATAHSAGWQWRVPLQHRLGNGHVFCSSFMDEQEAQDILMNNLDGKPLADPKQLRFVTGHRKKFWNKNVVAIGLASGFMEPLESTSIHLISTGVAKLLATFSLRGVSDVQRNTYNRLTHKEYCRIRDFLVLHYHATTRDDSEFWNHCRTMSIPDTLQEKIDLSKWNGQIFREEDELFTSTSWSAVMLGQGIAPDGYNPLADVLDQESLKKEVSEIEKSIKYLVYHMPSHGDYLRKYCPVSTT from the coding sequence ATGGCAATTAAGACAATTGTTATCGTTGGGGGCGGCACTGCTGGTTGGATGTCCGCTGCCGCCTTCTCAAAGTTTGCGCAGACAAAAGAAGCTCGGGTTATTCTTGTTGAATCAGAAGCTATTGGCACCGTTGGGGTGGGTGAGGCAACGATCCCGCCTTTTGTGCAATTCAATCAGATGCTTGGTATCAATGAAGCCGAAATGCTTTCTTTTGTGGGCGGTACCTTCAAACTTGGTATTCAATTTGTAAACTGGGGTAAGCAGGAAGACAGCTACTTTCACCCCTTTGGTGACTATGGGTACCAGATAGATGGTGTTGGTTTTCACCATATCTGGATGAAATACCGGAAAAGCGGTGACCCACGACCTTTGTTTCTTTTCAATGCAGAAACAATTGCAGCCCAATATCGAAAGTTTGGACGGACGGAAGACAGTGGCCGGGATGATTTGCCGCCTATCAACTATGCCTACCATTTAGATGCGGTGAAATATGCTGAATTCCTTCGGTATTTTTCTGAAAAACGTGGTGTCGAACGTATTGAAGGTATGGTTGATACTGTATCTCTCAATAATGAAACTGGTGATGTGGACAGCCTTCTTTTAAAAGATGGTCAAACCATAGAAGGTGACTTTTTCATTGATTGTACAGGCTTCAGAGGACTGCTGATAGAGCAGGCCCTGAAAACCGGATACGAAGACTGGACCCACTGGTTGCCCTGTGATCGTGCATGGGCGGTACCATGTGAACAGGAAGAGGACCCACTTCCTTACACACGTGCGACCGCACACAGCGCTGGCTGGCAGTGGCGTGTTCCTCTTCAACACAGGCTTGGGAATGGTCATGTTTTCTGCTCAAGCTTTATGGATGAGCAGGAAGCACAAGATATTCTGATGAATAATCTGGACGGTAAACCGCTAGCTGACCCTAAGCAGCTACGCTTTGTAACGGGGCACCGTAAGAAATTCTGGAATAAAAATGTGGTAGCTATTGGGTTGGCGTCTGGTTTCATGGAACCCCTTGAATCAACCTCTATTCATTTGATCAGCACAGGTGTTGCTAAACTTCTGGCAACTTTCTCTTTGCGGGGTGTTTCTGATGTACAGCGTAATACCTACAACAGGTTAACCCATAAAGAATATTGCCGTATCCGCGATTTTCTGGTGCTGCACTATCACGCGACCACGCGCGACGACAGTGAGTTTTGGAACCATTGCCGTACAATGAGTATTCCTGACACGCTTCAGGAAAAAATTGACCTGTCCAAATGGAACGGGCAGATTTTCCGGGAGGAGGATGAATTATTCACATCCACCAGTTGGTCAGCAGTAATGCTTGGTCAGGGTATTGCTCCAGATGGGTATAATCCGCTTGCCGATGTTCTTGATCAGGAGAGCCTGAAGAAAGAGGTATCCGAGATTGAGAAATCTATTAAATACCTTGTGTACCATATGCCGTCTCATGGTGATTACTTACGGAAGTATTGCCCGGTTTCAACCACTTGA
- a CDS encoding family 16 glycosylhydrolase, which yields MNIFFSVFMSVLLAPLFGELVHADAKADAPEWQLVWSDEFTGYQIDREKWQFDIDCWGGGNNEKQCYTALPENASVSGGFLKITAHHKTSTGYALPLHLRKGEDEMRELPFSSARLVTRGKAAWRYGRFEIRAKLPEGQGTWPAIWMLPRKNRYGSWAASGEIDIMEAVNLGARCDECSGGKENRILGTLHYGAEWPENTHKGSDITLPISPDGFHIFAVEWKQGEISWFVDGQKYSSLTSEDWFSAGGKAKGSVYAPFDQPFYLILNLAVGGKLAEERNEKGVDVEDFPKSMLVDWVRIYQRTKH from the coding sequence ATGAACATATTCTTCTCTGTATTCATGAGTGTTTTATTGGCTCCCCTGTTTGGCGAACTGGTGCATGCAGATGCAAAGGCGGATGCTCCTGAGTGGCAATTGGTTTGGAGCGATGAATTTACAGGGTATCAGATTGATAGAGAAAAATGGCAGTTTGATATTGACTGCTGGGGTGGGGGAAATAACGAGAAACAATGTTATACGGCTTTGCCTGAAAATGCCTCGGTATCTGGAGGTTTTCTTAAAATCACGGCGCACCATAAGACCTCAACAGGATATGCATTGCCGCTGCACCTGAGAAAAGGCGAGGATGAGATGCGAGAATTGCCTTTTTCATCAGCACGTTTGGTTACCAGAGGCAAAGCCGCCTGGCGATATGGCAGGTTTGAAATACGAGCAAAATTGCCTGAAGGCCAAGGTACATGGCCCGCTATATGGATGTTGCCGCGCAAAAACCGGTATGGCTCCTGGGCCGCATCAGGCGAAATAGATATTATGGAGGCGGTTAATTTAGGTGCACGCTGTGATGAGTGTTCCGGCGGTAAGGAAAACCGTATTCTTGGCACATTGCATTATGGCGCGGAATGGCCTGAAAACACACATAAGGGCAGCGATATTACTTTACCAATCAGCCCGGATGGCTTTCATATTTTTGCTGTAGAATGGAAGCAAGGTGAAATCTCCTGGTTTGTCGACGGCCAGAAATATTCCTCCCTTACAAGTGAAGATTGGTTTTCAGCAGGGGGTAAAGCCAAGGGCAGTGTATATGCGCCGTTTGATCAGCCTTTTTATTTAATCCTGAACCTAGCGGTTGGCGGTAAGCTGGCTGAAGAACGGAATGAAAAGGGTGTGGATGTAGAAGATTTTCCAAAATCTATGCTTGTTGATTGGGTGCGCATTTATCAAAGGACTAAACATTAA
- a CDS encoding Calx-beta domain-containing protein, which produces MSKAFSSTIVCAFFTILLVMLTSARGWTQASGNDGANPVATIEPAQVRYQYDDLGRLIRTENLRTGVVHTYRYDPAGNRTVHTVSGFALPIVRILNAKAREGEDTIDFKVSLSYAAEEDIVVNWRSVFSDNSVGSANASDISTPHSGELVIPRGFTEGVISFNVIDDTIKEGDETFSIELTEVEGANLDDVDQEATGLIYDNDLIYFDFADGIVSEGEAFEFEVRKHIPAGGVSNSALTVNLRTIDGTAQQAAGDFGSLVNASMSFPAATFIVENSIFATSDDLVEGQEVFLIELKWVVEGFISTYVGIVTIEDPSGDNTGGDSTGGDNTGGDNTGGDNTGGDNTDGGNSGPGNRAPTANDDAVTYELQIVSVIGGNGERVFVNPNDPAPELRPGETPLFDGSAVFNVLGNDTDPDGDLLTVTAVSVASGYPVPHQLDVPDVALGIEPLTNGRTGIRVGFNGCAVYGFDYTVADPDGLTSSAQLFITVTGEGGENCPPPSVPVTPPTEPKERPTVTLERVSAETVKEGKDNKLEYDIVLSNTFENVVVYWEVSGTASAGSDYVDAPSKRISFGNKTKQRIKVDLLSDADVVEDEETLVLTLTQAENADLGEAISISTTIEDDDVRGNRSPILFPDYYTGIEINPIAGPGLGGSEGFEGGLEAGTLFQGSATLDLLSNDEDPDDDAMTLLPEFDLIDGFKGNGSISLVNGEALFLGTECGRYRFSYKVEDAHGAVSTSFVEIRTTQPDGCPIAEAPLDEEIPTASIAAANSRNEGLNLEFPVSLTHAYSAPVQITWNVTEGAADVIETSGVLIFNPSDALTKNIIIPTVNDGQSEADERVTVRLDANRSNASIGTASASGTILNDDVDPPAFSVSDVNITEGGSSASFTITRANPGSGTNNVNFSIVDGTAIRGEDYNATEVTGTLTFAPGITSQSVTVTPLTDDIFERDQLFYINLTNPTGGAIIADGQGVGTVLNTNGIPVVNVFNNGRQEGNSNSVLTMTIFLQGGTTEPVTLTYQTTNGSALEGQDYIAVPPTTITIQPGEYEHQFPVTIIGDTVFENDEHFNVIVSGVVNAATVTSNINQNNPTKGTNGVGNIRNDDYSYSWRQGGWSSYSACSSGGVRTQTRTVYCRRSDGSTVSDSFCGGGKPQSTNSDTCTPRYSDGPVSWPSTCPPSGEQRGTYVRTCSWVESGNSCGSSTITVTRGCNYVPSYTYSWQTGGWSSYSACSSSGVRTQTRAVYCRRSDGSTVSDSFCGGGKPQPTRSDTCTPPVTYTYSFQYSAFAGWPACTGQATRQNVRTATCKRSDGATVSNSFCGTPDLVRTDTCTYSWSAGSWSPWTCSGLGDLETRQRQVVCRSESGATVSNGICSGAKPESHQSRQNSSCSFGGGFPF; this is translated from the coding sequence GTGAGTAAAGCATTTAGTAGCACTATTGTGTGCGCTTTTTTCACTATTTTGTTAGTTATGCTGACTTCTGCTAGGGGATGGACCCAGGCATCGGGTAATGATGGAGCGAACCCGGTAGCTACAATTGAACCCGCTCAAGTTAGATATCAGTATGACGATCTCGGGCGATTAATTCGAACGGAAAACCTGAGAACAGGTGTTGTACATACATATCGATATGACCCTGCGGGGAATAGGACCGTACACACGGTTTCGGGGTTTGCACTTCCCATTGTTAGAATTCTCAATGCAAAAGCCCGAGAGGGAGAGGATACAATAGATTTTAAGGTCTCGCTTTCCTATGCGGCCGAAGAAGATATTGTTGTAAACTGGCGAAGTGTGTTTAGTGATAATTCTGTTGGTAGCGCGAATGCTTCAGATATCTCTACACCACATTCTGGTGAGTTAGTTATACCTCGTGGTTTTACTGAAGGTGTGATTTCTTTCAATGTAATTGATGACACTATTAAAGAAGGTGATGAAACCTTTTCCATTGAACTCACAGAGGTTGAAGGTGCGAACCTCGATGATGTAGATCAAGAGGCTACTGGCCTTATTTACGATAATGATTTGATTTACTTTGACTTTGCCGACGGAATTGTAAGTGAAGGTGAAGCCTTTGAATTTGAAGTTCGTAAGCATATTCCAGCTGGTGGCGTTAGTAACAGCGCTCTAACAGTTAATCTCAGAACTATAGATGGTACCGCACAACAGGCAGCTGGTGATTTTGGGTCATTGGTGAATGCTTCCATGTCTTTTCCTGCAGCCACATTTATTGTTGAGAATAGTATATTTGCTACCTCAGATGATTTGGTTGAAGGGCAAGAAGTTTTCTTAATTGAGCTGAAGTGGGTAGTGGAAGGTTTTATTTCCACATATGTGGGGATTGTGACAATTGAAGACCCATCAGGTGACAACACAGGCGGTGACAGCACGGGCGGTGACAACACGGGTGGTGACAACACGGGTGGTGACAACACAGGCGGTGACAACACCGATGGTGGCAATTCTGGCCCAGGCAATCGAGCTCCAACAGCAAATGATGATGCGGTCACATATGAGCTTCAAATAGTATCTGTTATTGGTGGCAATGGAGAGAGGGTATTCGTTAATCCAAATGACCCCGCACCAGAGTTGCGCCCTGGTGAAACGCCTCTGTTTGACGGTAGTGCTGTTTTCAATGTTCTTGGTAATGATACGGATCCAGATGGAGATCTGTTAACTGTTACCGCTGTTTCTGTGGCAAGCGGGTATCCTGTTCCACATCAACTGGATGTGCCAGATGTTGCCTTGGGTATCGAGCCGCTTACTAATGGTAGAACTGGTATTCGAGTTGGTTTTAATGGCTGTGCTGTTTATGGTTTTGATTATACAGTAGCTGATCCTGATGGTTTAACGTCATCTGCCCAATTATTCATTACGGTAACAGGTGAGGGAGGTGAAAATTGTCCGCCGCCATCTGTACCTGTGACTCCTCCTACTGAACCAAAAGAACGCCCTACCGTAACTCTTGAAAGAGTATCTGCTGAGACGGTGAAGGAGGGCAAGGACAATAAACTGGAATATGATATTGTTCTAAGCAATACCTTTGAAAATGTAGTTGTTTACTGGGAAGTTTCAGGAACGGCGAGTGCTGGTTCGGATTATGTTGATGCCCCTTCAAAGCGAATTAGCTTTGGCAACAAGACGAAGCAAAGAATTAAGGTAGACTTGTTATCAGATGCGGATGTGGTTGAAGATGAGGAAACATTAGTTCTCACACTCACTCAGGCTGAGAATGCTGACTTGGGTGAAGCAATCTCTATTTCTACAACTATTGAAGATGATGATGTAAGGGGGAATAGATCTCCTATTCTTTTCCCGGACTATTATACTGGGATAGAGATTAACCCGATTGCAGGCCCTGGATTAGGTGGCTCTGAAGGGTTTGAGGGTGGACTTGAAGCTGGAACGCTTTTCCAAGGTTCTGCGACACTTGATTTGCTATCAAACGATGAAGACCCTGATGATGATGCAATGACATTGTTGCCAGAATTCGATCTCATTGATGGCTTTAAAGGTAATGGTAGTATTTCTTTGGTTAACGGTGAGGCGCTGTTCCTTGGCACAGAATGTGGCCGTTATCGTTTCAGCTATAAGGTAGAGGATGCTCATGGTGCTGTTTCAACCAGTTTTGTAGAAATTCGAACAACCCAACCTGATGGTTGTCCAATTGCTGAAGCTCCGCTTGATGAGGAAATCCCAACGGCTAGTATTGCAGCAGCCAACAGCAGGAATGAAGGATTGAATCTTGAATTCCCTGTGTCTCTTACCCATGCATATAGTGCACCAGTGCAGATTACTTGGAATGTAACTGAGGGTGCGGCTGATGTTATTGAAACATCTGGAGTACTGATCTTTAATCCGAGCGATGCTTTAACAAAAAATATTATTATTCCAACCGTGAACGATGGACAATCTGAAGCGGATGAGCGCGTTACAGTGAGGCTTGATGCCAATAGGTCTAATGCCTCGATTGGTACAGCATCTGCTTCCGGTACTATTTTGAATGATGATGTTGATCCACCGGCTTTCAGCGTGAGTGATGTTAATATCACTGAAGGTGGCAGTTCAGCGAGTTTTACTATCACACGCGCTAACCCGGGAAGTGGAACTAATAATGTTAACTTCTCGATTGTTGATGGTACGGCGATACGTGGCGAGGACTACAATGCGACTGAAGTGACGGGAACATTGACGTTTGCGCCGGGTATAACATCGCAGTCGGTTACCGTAACGCCGTTGACAGATGATATCTTTGAGCGAGATCAGTTGTTCTACATAAACCTAACCAATCCAACCGGTGGAGCAATTATTGCGGATGGCCAAGGTGTCGGAACTGTTTTGAATACTAATGGTATTCCAGTTGTGAATGTGTTCAATAATGGCAGGCAGGAAGGTAATTCCAATAGCGTTCTGACTATGACTATCTTCCTTCAGGGTGGTACAACAGAACCTGTTACTTTGACCTATCAAACAACCAATGGAAGTGCCCTGGAGGGACAGGACTATATTGCCGTTCCTCCTACTACAATAACTATTCAGCCGGGTGAGTATGAACACCAGTTCCCGGTAACAATTATCGGTGACACGGTTTTTGAGAATGACGAGCATTTCAATGTGATTGTGTCGGGAGTTGTGAATGCGGCCACAGTTACATCTAACATCAATCAGAACAACCCAACCAAAGGTACCAATGGTGTAGGTAACATCAGAAATGATGATTATTCCTATAGTTGGCGACAGGGAGGGTGGAGCAGTTATAGCGCTTGTAGTAGTGGTGGTGTCCGTACACAAACACGTACCGTTTATTGTCGTAGAAGTGATGGTAGTACGGTTAGTGATAGTTTTTGCGGAGGAGGAAAGCCTCAATCCACCAACTCTGATACCTGTACACCGAGATATTCAGATGGTCCAGTAAGCTGGCCATCAACCTGCCCGCCATCAGGTGAGCAGAGAGGGACGTATGTTCGTACATGTAGCTGGGTTGAATCGGGGAATAGTTGTGGCTCTTCAACTATAACAGTCACCCGTGGGTGTAACTATGTACCTTCATATACATATAGTTGGCAGACCGGAGGGTGGAGCAGTTATAGCGCTTGTAGTAGTAGTGGTGTCCGTACACAAACACGTGCCGTTTATTGTCGTAGAAGTGATGGTAGTACGGTTAGTGATAGTTTTTGTGGAGGAGGAAAGCCTCAGCCCACTAGATCTGATACTTGTACACCGCCTGTGACATATACATATAGTTTCCAGTACAGCGCTTTTGCTGGGTGGCCAGCATGTACAGGGCAAGCCACACGACAAAATGTACGTACAGCAACTTGTAAGCGAAGCGACGGTGCAACTGTAAGTAATAGCTTCTGTGGCACGCCTGATCTTGTTCGTACAGATACATGTACATATTCTTGGTCTGCTGGCAGTTGGAGCCCATGGACTTGTAGCGGCTTGGGTGATTTAGAGACTAGGCAGCGCCAAGTAGTTTGTCGGTCTGAATCCGGAGCAACTGTCTCTAATGGTATCTGTTCAGGCGCCAAGCCAGAATCTCATCAATCAAGGCAAAATTCCTCGTGTAGTTTCGGCGGCGGGTTTCCTTTTTAG
- a CDS encoding MFS transporter: protein MLDKPDMQHAEGLKTSVRYGYAAGDFGLNFYWQGAAFFLLYFYTDILQLPSSLAGIIYAIGGVVDGVSDPVIGLIAERTKSSKGRYRPYLLWGALPLALSFILLFGLPLLFEDIGFIIAAAVVGHILFRLLYTVVSIPYSALGARLTFDAGDRTRLAGTRMVFGALGGIAVVSMLSFLREFMADSTALVVGALISGMIASGLLIITVALTREQSIASHGSMSGDKPVETTEAMDVLRSMFANTPFLLLSHAIFAITVANMVVVKTVLYRFEHILADPSLGTLALIVMTSVPLISIPLWVKLNLKLDKRLAFLLGCISVSVTSIILGFVGEHNAYLSMLVLGLIAASFSAFAVGFWSILPDTIDYGHAKTGVRAEASLVGLASAIQKIAIALAGLGIGFALDVIGYSGGANHTAEVLERLHWFSALTPAIFALIGFLIFFKYAITQDVHSLCVEQIKNKA from the coding sequence GTGTTAGACAAACCCGATATGCAGCATGCTGAAGGCCTAAAGACATCTGTTCGTTATGGATATGCCGCAGGTGATTTCGGGCTGAATTTTTACTGGCAGGGCGCAGCTTTTTTCCTTCTCTATTTTTATACGGATATCCTTCAGTTACCTAGCAGTCTGGCAGGCATAATCTATGCGATTGGTGGTGTGGTGGACGGTGTTTCAGACCCTGTTATTGGTTTGATTGCCGAACGTACCAAAAGTTCGAAAGGGCGATACCGGCCTTATCTACTGTGGGGAGCACTCCCTCTGGCGCTCAGTTTTATCTTGCTCTTTGGCTTACCACTGCTTTTTGAAGATATAGGTTTTATTATTGCAGCAGCTGTTGTTGGCCATATTTTGTTCCGTCTCCTATATACGGTTGTTTCCATACCCTATAGCGCCCTTGGTGCTCGCCTGACTTTTGATGCGGGTGACAGAACCCGGTTGGCAGGTACTCGTATGGTCTTTGGAGCGCTAGGGGGAATTGCCGTTGTATCTATGCTCTCTTTCTTGCGTGAGTTCATGGCTGACAGTACTGCTCTTGTCGTAGGGGCGTTGATAAGTGGCATGATAGCTTCCGGCTTATTGATCATAACGGTGGCTTTAACCAGAGAACAATCCATCGCTTCTCACGGAAGTATGAGCGGAGATAAGCCTGTAGAGACTACGGAGGCAATGGATGTACTTCGTTCCATGTTTGCTAATACGCCGTTCCTTCTTCTATCTCATGCTATTTTTGCTATTACAGTTGCGAATATGGTGGTTGTTAAAACTGTTCTCTACCGTTTCGAACACATTCTCGCGGACCCGAGTTTAGGAACGCTGGCTTTAATTGTTATGACGTCGGTACCGCTTATTTCAATTCCGCTCTGGGTGAAACTGAATTTGAAGCTGGATAAGAGGCTTGCTTTCCTTCTTGGGTGTATCAGCGTGAGCGTGACCAGCATAATACTTGGTTTTGTTGGTGAGCATAATGCCTATCTTAGTATGCTGGTTCTTGGGTTGATTGCAGCTAGCTTCAGCGCGTTTGCTGTTGGATTTTGGTCTATTCTGCCGGATACAATTGATTATGGGCATGCTAAAACTGGTGTACGGGCCGAGGCTTCTCTCGTTGGTTTGGCGTCTGCCATTCAGAAAATAGCGATAGCTTTGGCAGGCCTTGGAATTGGGTTTGCCTTAGATGTAATAGGCTATTCAGGTGGGGCAAATCATACCGCAGAGGTGCTTGAGAGGTTGCACTGGTTTTCAGCGCTTACACCGGCAATATTCGCCCTGATTGGCTTTCTCATATTCTTCAAATACGCCATCACGCAAGATGTGCATTCTCTATGTGTAGAACAGATAAAAAACAAGGCTTAG